The Brevundimonas vesicularis genome includes the window GACCCGCTCGATCTCCTCGGCCTCGCCCACCGGCTCGGCCCCCGGCCGGGTGCTCTCCCCGCCGATATCGAGCACATCGGCCCCGTCCTCGACCAGCCGCATGGCCTGATCGATCGCGCCTTCAGTCGAGGCCCATCGCCCCCCGTCCGAGAAGCTGTCGGGCGTCACATTGACGATGCCCATCACCTGCGGAATCGACACGGTCACGCCCTCTTCTGCGGGTGGGGCGTCTCGCCCCGTTTCAGCATCTCCACCAGGCGGGCGATGGCCTTGACGCGGCCCGCCGGGGTCTTCGGCGCCTCGGTGCGATAGGTCAGGGCGAACCGGTTCTGCGCCGTCAGGGTGTCGAACGTCGCCCGTGCCTGCGGCTCCGCGTTGATGGCGGCCATCAGGTCGTCGGGCGCGGTCGAGCCCTTGATGCGGTAGGCCGCGTCCCAGCGCCCGTCCGCCTTGGCCGCCTCGACGTGTTTCATCCCGTGCGGCGTCATCCGCCCTTCCTCAATCAGACGCGCGACATTGGCGACGTTGATCTGGCTCCAGACGCTCTTCTTACCGCGCGGCGAGACACGTTGCAGGAAGCTGTCAGCATCCAGGCTTTTCTTGATCCCGTCGATCCAGCCCCAGCACAGGAGCACATCCACCGCCTCGACCCAGGTGATCGAGGCGACGCCCGACTTGACCTTGAAGATGCGGATCCAGAGCTCGGTCTCGCGGTCGTGGTTCGCCGCCAGCCAGGCCTCGAACGCCACGGGCGTCTCGAACGCCCGCACCTTGTCCGGATCAACGACCATCGGCGCCATCAGGCCGACCGCCCGATCAGACCGCCCAGCACCTCCAGATAGGCGGCGAAGGCCTTGCGGCCGGCGGGGGTGATGGACACGCGGGTCAGGGGCTTGTTGTTCACGAAGCTCTTGGCCACGGCGACGTATCCCGCCTCCTCCAGCTTCTTGATATGGACGGACAGATTGCCCTGCGTCGCTTCGAGAACGGTCTTCAGCTCGGTGAAGTCGGCGGCCTCGGCGTCGGCCAGATAGACCATGATCCCCAGCCGCATCCGGCCGTGGATGACCTCGTCGATCTTGCCGAGTGCGTCCAGCCCCATGGATCAGGCGACGTCCGCATCATTGGCGCGGGCCTTGAGCGCCGCACGCGTCATGACCCAGCCCGGCCCCGCGAACAGCACGAACAGGGCGAGGGTGCAGACGTAGAGATAGACCACCGCGTCGCGAACCAGCACGCCCAGCGCGACCGCCGTGATCCAGCCGCCCAACGACGTCGCCAGCATCCATGGCTTCTTCTTCAGACTGTAGGCCACAAACCAGGCCGCCGACTGAAGCGCGAAGATCATCGCCGGATAATAGAGCCAGACCGCGAAGTCCTGATCGCGGCGCGCGCCCACGCCGAACACGATGATGATCGCCAGATTGGCCATGCCCGCGCCGCTGAAGGCCGCATTCAAGGTGCGAGTGACGATGGGGCCGGCCGTCCCCGTCTTGCGGTCCTCACGCACGGCCCAGGTCAGGACGATGAGGAAGGCGACCGTGATGGCGACCACGAAGCTGAGATTTCCCAGCGGCGGCCAGCGCACGATCCCCCACACCTGACCGATATGGAACAGGCATTGCAGACCATAGAGCAGACCGCCCGCCAGATAGGCGACGCCCAGCGTCAGTGTCGCTCTGGGATTATTGCCGCCCTGAACAATGGCCTTCATGAAGGCCAGGTCGGCCTCGGGGCCGGTGCGGGACTTGTCGGACATCGCTGTGTGATTCCTGTGCGACGGGCGCGTCCCTCGGATGGACGCCGCCGGAAGGGTTTGCAAATTATTCGGCGGGGACCAAGGCAGGCGCAGGCCGGTTGCGCCACGGCACGCGCCGGCCATCCAGCCACCGTCCCATAAAGCTGTGGCGGATCAGCAGTTCGTAGGACGCCAGGCACACGGCAAAGACGCCCGCCGACACGCCGATCAGCTTCACCCACCACGGCCCAGCCCAATCCTGCACCCAGACCTGGGCCAGCATGACCAGCGGCAGATGCACGATGTAGATCCAGTAAGAGGCGTCGGAGAGGTAGCGCTGAACCGGACTGTGGCCCGAGGCGAACCGCAGGCACAGTCCCATTGCCGCCAGGGCCGAGGCATAGACGGCGACCGCCGTGACGGCGGCGGCCAAGGCCTTGCCGACCGTCGGCTCACCCATCGGCGCGATGCTCGGGCCGCCCGCAAGGATATAGGCCGTCACACCCGAAACCAGCGCCACGCACAGGAACAGCGGCGACCATTTGGCGATACGGTCCAGCAGATCACGCCGCCGGTCCAGCACGAAGCCCAGGCCAAAGGCGAGGCCGAATCCGATCAGGGCGGAGGTGTCAGGGATCAAGCCCGCGTCCGGCGTCGGCACGGCGAAGAAGGCGATCCACTTCGGATCCAGCCACAGCGCCAGGGCGAGCGGGGCGGCAAGCACGGCAGGCGTCCACGGGCCGATTAGCGCGCCGGTGATTCTGTCCACGACCGGACCCGCTCGACCCGCGCGATCCAGCATGCCGAGCACGGCCCGCACGATCAGGACGACGGCGTAGAAGAGCGTCAGCACCCACAGAAACCACAGGTGGGTCAGCGGAAAGTTGGTCCAGTCATACGTCGGTGGCGGTGGCGGCGGCGCGCCGGGCGTCACCAGACCATTGGCATGAGCGTTCCAGACCAGGGCCGTAACGATCCCCGCCATGACCGGAAACCAGAAGGCCGCCAGCGGCCCGGCGATCCGCACCACCCGATCCTTGGCGAAGGCGACCCAGCCTCGCCGCGCCAGCATCCTATGGGCGAACAGACCCGCGATGAAGAAAAAGGCCGTCATGCGAAACAGATGAATGGCGAAGAATAGCCAGGCGGCGCCGATCGACCGGCTGTCGTCCGCCACGATCCAGATCTGCTGCGGGACGAAGGACAGACTGGCGTGCAGCACGACGCCCAGCAACAGCGCACCCGCCCGCAGCGCGTCGAGCCCGTGCAGACGCTCGGCTTGACGCGTTTCAAATGCCGACATGACGACCCCTCCTTAGATTGAGGTCGCCACATCTCACAGACTGGTCTGTAATGCAAACTTGTTCGTCACAACCACGTCGTCACCCTCGGGCTCGACCCGAGGGCCGGGTCGTGCGCCGCATTTCGTCAAAGGCGCCGCAGAGCCCGATTCGCAGCCGATCCTCGGGTCGGGCCCGAGGATGACGACGTAGAGTAGAGAGAGAGAGAGAGAGAGAGAGAGAGAGAGAGGGCGTCGTCCCAAAAGAAAAACCCGCCGGGAGATCGCTCTCCCGACGGGTCCATCTTCAGATCAAGCCTGGGTTCAGTGAACCGTCGGCACGCTGGTCGCGGCCGGGGCGGCGACCGGGACCTCGATGTCTGTGCCGTCCGACACCGGCGTCACCGGCACCGAGACCGAAGGCCCGGCGTTGGGGAAGTTGTTCTCGTCGCGGTTCGGCGCGACGCCCTTCTCCAGCAGGTCCTTGATCTCCTCACCCGACAGGGTCTCGTATTCCAGCAGGGCCTGAGACAGTTTCTCGTGATCCTCGGCCTTGGTGGTCAGGATGGTGCGGGCCTCGTCCCAGCCCGAGGTCACCAGACGACGGACTTCCTCGTCGATGGTGCGCGCCGTCTCTTCGGAGATGTTCTGGCTGCGGGCGACCGAGTGGCCCAGGAAGACCTCTTCCTGGTTCTCGCCGTAGGCCACCGTGCCCA containing:
- a CDS encoding YdeI/OmpD-associated family protein encodes the protein MAPMVVDPDKVRAFETPVAFEAWLAANHDRETELWIRIFKVKSGVASITWVEAVDVLLCWGWIDGIKKSLDADSFLQRVSPRGKKSVWSQINVANVARLIEEGRMTPHGMKHVEAAKADGRWDAAYRIKGSTAPDDLMAAINAEPQARATFDTLTAQNRFALTYRTEAPKTPAGRVKAIARLVEMLKRGETPHPQKRA
- a CDS encoding acyltransferase family protein, with translation MSAFETRQAERLHGLDALRAGALLLGVVLHASLSFVPQQIWIVADDSRSIGAAWLFFAIHLFRMTAFFFIAGLFAHRMLARRGWVAFAKDRVVRIAGPLAAFWFPVMAGIVTALVWNAHANGLVTPGAPPPPPPTYDWTNFPLTHLWFLWVLTLFYAVVLIVRAVLGMLDRAGRAGPVVDRITGALIGPWTPAVLAAPLALALWLDPKWIAFFAVPTPDAGLIPDTSALIGFGLAFGLGFVLDRRRDLLDRIAKWSPLFLCVALVSGVTAYILAGGPSIAPMGEPTVGKALAAAVTAVAVYASALAAMGLCLRFASGHSPVQRYLSDASYWIYIVHLPLVMLAQVWVQDWAGPWWVKLIGVSAGVFAVCLASYELLIRHSFMGRWLDGRRVPWRNRPAPALVPAE
- a CDS encoding winged helix-turn-helix domain-containing protein — protein: MGLDALGKIDEVIHGRMRLGIMVYLADAEAADFTELKTVLEATQGNLSVHIKKLEEAGYVAVAKSFVNNKPLTRVSITPAGRKAFAAYLEVLGGLIGRSA